The Thermodesulfobacteriota bacterium sequence ACCCGGGGGGGATCGCGCAGGGCGTCGGCGATGTAGGAGGAGCGGTTCTCCGGAAGGGGATGGGTAAAGAGGTACGCAGGGACGCCCTGGGGCGCCGGGGACTCCCGCCGGATGGTCTCCATGAACCGCACGAGCCCCCAGGGATCGTAGCCGGCGGCCACCAGCGCCCGGGCAGCCCTTCGGTCGGCGTCCTCCTCGTCGGCCCGGCTGTACTGGAGCATCTTGGTCTGGGCCCCGGCCACCCCGAAGGCGGCCACGGCGGCCCCGGCCTGGGGACTGCCGCTCAGGAAGGCCCCGGCCAGCACCGCAGCCATGGCCGCCAGGTTCACCTTCGTGGCCTTCTGGACCCGGTGGGCCAGGTGGCGGGCCTCGGCGTGGCCCACCTCGTGGGCCACCACTCCGGCGAGCTCGCTCTCGTCCTGGCACACGAGCACGGTCTGGGAGGTGACGAAGATGTGCCCCCCCGGCACCGCAAACGCGTTGATGCGGGGATCGGCCACCACGTGGAAGGTCATCTCGAACTGGCTGGCGCCCATGGCGGAGCCCACCCGGTCCCCGATGCCCTTGAGATAGGCGCGCAGGTAGGGATCGTCGAGGATCTTGAACTCGCGCTCGACCTCCGCCACCACCTGCCGGCCGATCCGGCGCTCCTCGGCCCGGCTCAGGAGGTTGTCGCCCCCCACCACCGGGACGGCACACCCCTGGAGCAGCCCCGCCAGCGCGGCCCATGCCCCCCACAACGTCGAGGTTCTCATGCCCCCAGGGTACCCCGGGACGCCGGACCGGGGAAAGGGAAGGCGGGCAGGCCGGGGTTTTCGCCCCGGGTCGCCCGTGGTACCATTCGGCGCCTTCGCCCGCCCCCCGAGCCCTGCGCCAGGAGCACCCGTGCCCCACTCCACGGTCTTTCCCTTCTCGGCCCTCGTGGGCCAGGAGAGCATGAGGCTGGCCCTCATCCTCAACGTGATCGACCCCACCATCGACGGGGTCCTGATCCGGGGCGAGAAGGGCACGGCCAAGTCCACCGCGGTGCGGGCGCTGGCCCAGCTCCTGCCCGAGATCCCCGTGGTGGCCGATTGCCCCTTCCGGTGCCACCCTGCCCGCGCCCGGGACATGTGCGCGGCGTGCCGCCTGCGCCTCGAGGAGGGGCGCACGCTTCCCGTGGAATCCCAGCGCATGCGGGTCCTGGATCTGCCGGTGGGGGCCACGGAGGACCGGGTCGTGGGCTCCCTCGACATCGAGCAGGCCCTGAAGACGGGGGAAAAGCGCTTCGAGATGGGGCTGCTGGCCAAGGTGCACCGGGGCATCCTGTACGTGGACGAGGTGAACCTTTTGGAAGACCACATCGTGGACGTGCTCCTGGACGCCGCG is a genomic window containing:
- a CDS encoding M48 family metalloprotease, giving the protein MRTSTLWGAWAALAGLLQGCAVPVVGGDNLLSRAEERRIGRQVVAEVEREFKILDDPYLRAYLKGIGDRVGSAMGASQFEMTFHVVADPRINAFAVPGGHIFVTSQTVLVCQDESELAGVVAHEVGHAEARHLAHRVQKATKVNLAAMAAVLAGAFLSGSPQAGAAVAAFGVAGAQTKMLQYSRADEEDADRRAARALVAAGYDPWGLVRFMETIRRESPAPQGVPAYLFTHPLPENRSSYIADALRDPPRVRPDAAARGGLWRAQARVLAEDPRSWGVATFRQRVAEHPESVDARLGLAVLLRGQGRYEEALGLLAEALALAPGEPEVLHEAARVWLRRGNPGEGIARLEALRAAGAAPVPALRDLGWAYLEQERGDDALAVYDELAARDPEWERLSYHRGLALGKAGREAEAHEALGDHYRDAGRPDLARRHYEEAARRLPAGDARARVEQAMEGLRRGPEED